A portion of the Pseudomonas protegens CHA0 genome contains these proteins:
- a CDS encoding BON domain-containing protein: MKKFAIAAATATALTLTMANAAFAQTTQNTQSPMVVAAGEVTKAKEATSDTWITTKVKSDLVTEKGIPGTDIKVETNKGVVSLSSTVAVTEAQKATAVAITKKIKGVKAVSADGLKAE; encoded by the coding sequence ATGAAGAAGTTCGCTATCGCTGCCGCAACTGCTACCGCTCTGACCCTGACCATGGCTAACGCAGCATTTGCGCAGACCACTCAAAACACCCAGTCGCCCATGGTGGTGGCTGCCGGTGAAGTGACCAAGGCCAAAGAGGCCACCTCCGATACCTGGATCACCACCAAAGTGAAAAGCGATCTGGTAACCGAGAAAGGCATTCCTGGCACCGACATCAAGGTTGAAACCAACAAGGGCGTTGTTTCGCTGTCGTCCACTGTTGCGGTAACCGAGGCTCAGAAAGCTACCGCCGTGGCCATCACCAAGAAAATCAAAGGCGTCAAGGCAGTTTCTGCTGACGGCCTGAAAGCCGAGTAA
- a CDS encoding pilin, with amino-acid sequence MKHQSGFTLIELLVVVAIIGILATVAMPMYAKYQARAKVIAALAEASALKVNVEDLLNQGTDPTLALAGGTAQTANCRMSAGGTAATGEGSIGCTLLNAPGPVLNKTLTLTRSATSGWTCTTTVEADYAPKGCGAEGA; translated from the coding sequence ATGAAACATCAATCCGGTTTTACCCTGATCGAATTGCTGGTGGTGGTAGCCATCATCGGCATCCTCGCCACCGTGGCGATGCCGATGTATGCCAAGTACCAGGCGCGGGCCAAGGTGATTGCCGCCCTGGCCGAGGCGTCGGCCCTGAAGGTCAACGTCGAGGATCTGCTGAACCAGGGGACCGATCCGACCCTGGCCCTGGCCGGGGGCACGGCCCAGACCGCCAACTGCCGGATGAGTGCCGGCGGGACGGCGGCCACCGGTGAAGGAAGCATTGGCTGCACCCTGCTCAATGCGCCGGGGCCGGTGCTGAACAAGACCCTGACCCTGACCCGTTCGGCGACTTCAGGATGGACATGCACCACCACTGTGGAGGCCGACTATGCGCCCAAAGGCTGTGGTGCGGAGGGGGCTTGA
- a CDS encoding type II secretion system F family protein, translating into MAVKAPATSVYLWHGTDSQGRPLTGELSAATPALIRAQLRRQGITPTRVRRKPKGWLRLHQRVGARDIALLTRQLATLMQAGVPLLQSFDIIAESFEHPQMRQLLASLKRDIEAGSSLATALRRQPRHFDPLYCNLVDAGEQAGALDTLLERVATYKEKSENLKARLKKAMVYPLAVIGVAVVVSSILLLKVVPQFQSLFAGFNAELPLLTQWVIALSHFIQQQGALLLAAGVLGGLAARLAYQRSPSLRDRLDVGLLHMPLAGPLLHKSAVARYARTLATTFAAGVPLVQALDSVAGASGNPVFRQAVQRIRQQVAAGMQLNFAMRASGVFPTMAIQMTAIGEESGTLDHLLEKVAIHYEVEVDNLVDSLTSLMEPLIMVVLGGIVGALVVAMYLPIFQLGTAI; encoded by the coding sequence ATGGCGGTAAAAGCACCCGCGACCAGTGTCTATCTCTGGCACGGCACCGACAGCCAGGGCCGCCCCCTCACCGGAGAACTCAGCGCCGCGACCCCGGCCCTGATCAGGGCGCAATTGCGCAGACAGGGCATCACCCCAACCCGAGTCCGACGCAAACCCAAGGGCTGGCTGCGCCTGCATCAGCGAGTAGGGGCACGGGACATTGCCCTGCTCACCCGGCAGTTGGCCACGCTGATGCAGGCCGGGGTGCCGCTGCTGCAATCCTTCGACATCATTGCCGAAAGTTTCGAGCATCCGCAGATGCGTCAACTGCTGGCCAGCCTCAAGCGCGACATCGAGGCCGGCTCCAGCCTGGCCACGGCATTGCGCAGACAGCCGCGCCACTTCGACCCGCTGTACTGCAACCTGGTGGACGCCGGCGAGCAGGCCGGCGCCCTGGATACCCTGCTGGAAAGAGTCGCCACCTATAAGGAAAAGAGCGAGAACCTGAAGGCGCGGCTGAAGAAAGCCATGGTCTATCCCTTGGCGGTGATCGGCGTGGCGGTCGTGGTCAGCAGCATCCTGCTGCTCAAGGTGGTCCCCCAGTTCCAGAGCTTGTTCGCCGGTTTCAATGCCGAGCTGCCACTGCTCACCCAGTGGGTCATCGCTCTGTCACATTTCATCCAGCAGCAGGGGGCGCTGCTGCTGGCTGCCGGTGTGCTGGGCGGGCTCGCAGCGCGCCTGGCCTATCAGCGCTCCCCGAGCTTGCGTGACCGCCTGGATGTCGGCCTTTTGCACATGCCCCTGGCCGGGCCACTGCTGCATAAATCCGCGGTGGCCCGCTACGCACGGACCCTGGCCACCACCTTCGCCGCCGGCGTTCCCCTGGTACAGGCCCTGGATTCAGTGGCCGGAGCCAGCGGCAACCCTGTCTTCAGGCAAGCGGTGCAACGGATCCGCCAGCAGGTCGCCGCCGGCATGCAATTGAACTTTGCCATGCGCGCCAGCGGCGTCTTCCCGACCATGGCGATCCAGATGACCGCCATCGGCGAAGAGTCCGGAACCCTGGATCATCTGCTGGAAAAAGTCGCGATCCATTACGAGGTCGAGGTGGACAACCTGGTGGACAGCCTGACCAGCCTCATGGAGCCGTTGATCATGGTGGTCCTGGGGGGTATCGTCGGCGCCCTGGTGGTTGCCATGTACCTGCCTATCTTCCAACTCGGTACAGCGATCTGA